tacggtgcgccgcctgcgcgtgTTACCATTACCTTGCGCCCGGCACTGCGTGTGAAGCACCTTGTATTCAAGTCGGACACGTATCTGTTGATCTGCATCGGTACGTGGCGGACCTAACGCAGATGAGAAGGACAATATCAGTGTATACGACATGTCGCGCCAGGATCCCCATGCGGCAAAGCTGCGTggaagcgcgacgcgccgcgctccgccgACAGCAGGCGGTGGTGCGGCtcatgcggcgcagctggcgGATGCACCGCTCCGTGTCGGCACGCATTCGGCACGCAACGCCGTGCTGTGCCTCGAGGTAACGGCGGTGCATAGCCACATgttcctcggcctcgcggaTGGCACGGTCGATGCGTACGACCTCGAGCGCTTTGCCCCGGCGCCGTACCGCATCCCGAACTTGTGGTGGAACGAAGAAGAGGCCGAACGCCGCAACGGCATGCCGGGCGCACCGAGCCGCCTGCACGTCCCGCTGATTATCGATATCCAGACGCACCCCAAGGACGTGAACCTGCTGCTCCTGTGCTATGAGGGCGGCGCGGTTCTGTactcggtgcgcgacaagaatgcgctgctcgcgttccagctgcgcctcctTCCTGGCGCTCCGGGACCGTACGCCGACGCACCGATGGAGCAAATCTGGAgcgagcgtgcgtgccCCGCGACGGCGATCGCCTGGAGCCCGGATGGCGAGCAGTTTGCGATGGGACATGAAAACGGATGCATTTCGTTCTGGTCGATCAAGGACGAGGACAAGCCGCTGCATgtccgcacgctcgacgagatcgacgtcgagcggccGACCGCACCAGAGGAGCTCGCAcagcgccgctcggcagggCCGCGTGAGCCCATCTTTAAGCTTGCCTGGTCAGCCTTCCCGGGCCCGGGCTGGtacgaggccgcggcgaaTGCTTGGAGTGGTgaggcgccgtcgcaggACGCCGAGACGTCGCAGCACGGCACTGTGCTCACCGTGAtgggcggcacgccggtcCGCCAGAACGCCGCGTGCCTGCACACGTTCCACCTCCCGCCGCCCCCTCCGAGCGCAATGTGGGCGAGCACGACACCCGAGGCGCAGTACAAGGCGCGTGTCGCACAGCAGCAGTCGCTCGTGCcgacgcacgtcgccaTGTACCGCACGACGTCGACTGTCGAGGACTTTATGCTTCTCCCTCGCCTGAGTCCGTACTACCGCGGGACGTACGACCCCTATGCGATTCTCGTGCTGGTCGGCCCCGACGACTCGCTGCCGTCGCttgcgacgcaggcgacgcaCCGCGGCCTCGAAACCTACTCGTTCCCGCCAAAGACGTCGGGGAGCGACGGGTACACGCCTCTCCACCTCCCCCTCCCCCTCTCGCTCGTGGGCAGGGGCACGGTGCTCGGTGCAAAGATTGAGACGGTGCCCCTGCCGACGTACCGCAAGCTAGTGCAGGACGCGAACGGCACCGCTGCGGGCTCCGTCGCGCCCGACCAGCCGATGGGCGGTTTTGCGACGCCGAACATTtacggcggcacgctcatgcacgccgccggcaTTGCGCGCATGGGCCAGCCGCGTCTGCTGCTTACCTGGCACCTGGACGGGAGCGTGCGTGTGCACGATGCGTCGCCGCACCTCttgctgctcggcacggagGATGCACGCCGTGGCACGGTGCTCGAAAAGCCGTTCCcgcagccgctgccgcacctcacggtcggcgtgcgggACGTTGTGCTGCACCCCTCGGCGAttggcgcgcctgcgctcgagccgctgcagcgcttCCCAATGCAGCTGCAGATTGCCGACGTGGTTGCCGGCTGGCACTCTGCCGAGCTGGCGGTGCGCCTTACCACTGGGCATGTGCTCCATCTCGCGTacgcgcctgcagcgctgGTCGATCCCGGCACCGCGATCTCTGACGCGCTCAACAGCCTGAATATggacacgccgagcgccaaTAGCGCGCCGCTCCCCGAATTtacgccgctcgaggcgacggccgtcgccaGTGCCCCTGGATTCAAGCGTACGTTGCCCTACTAACCCAGCGCATGCCATGCTCCACCTGATGCCTGTGCCGCCGTCGTGCATGGCAATGAGCGACACCGGCCTGTGCGCCGTGGCGTCCGGCGGCATGCTTGTCGTCGCTGACGCACGCAATCAGGACATTGTGGTGCGTGCCGGCTTTGGCGCACAGGACTTTTCGTCGCACCagatcggcgagcgcgaagGCAAGATCGTcgcgggcgaggcgcgtggcgAGATTGCATCGCTCACCTTTGCGGTGtgccgcatcgccgaggatccgatgctcgcgccgcgcctcgtcgtcgtgcgcacgagcggccTCGCGACTGTGTGGACCTTTGAGCAGGGCTCGCTTGGCGACTGGTTCGGCTtccgcagcgcggccgtcCAGCTGGATGTCCAGGGCCGCATGATCTACACTGCGGTCCTCGACCCtaccggcgccgaggcgcagtgcaccgccgaggatgtgcagcgcgccaagaTCGAGCAGGAGAGCATCGGCGCGGGCTTTACGGCAAACATGCACCAGTTCCACGTGCTGCTGGCCGTGAGCGAGCAGGgcgcgacggtgcgcgaccAGGTCACCGGCCCGCGTatcggccgcgccgacctgCCCGACCGCGcagtcgcggcgcacatcGTGACGCGCTCACGGGGACGTGTGCTCCTTACCGTGTCGCCCAGCAGCATCaccaccgcgtcgctgccccGCCTAGACACCACGCACCGTATCCAGCGCCATGTGCCGCAGTCGTCCGAGGTCgttgccgccgcgccgcaggtcagtgtcgaggcgcagggcgACTTTATGGAGCTCTGCGACGggcagcagctgcgccactGGACGGCGTTTGCGACGCAGCCGCACGGCGAGATGCCCAACATGTGCCTCTTTACGCCCCGCACGCTGCCGTTTGCGCCTGGCGTCGGTGCGGGCGGGTACATTGCCGGCCTCGCCAGCTggctcggcacgtcggccgggtcgacgctctcgcccgccgcgcagctcgacgcggcgatcggcggcacgcgccgcgcgccccTTCCCAAGCTGCCGCCTCGCGTGAATCCCACGCCCGAGGTGCCGGTGGAAGAGGTGCCGGTCGCCGCCCCCGGccccgcgcctgcgcccggagcggccgctgcgccgggcgcgccgtccgccgAAGCCAGGGGCTCGTGGCTCGACTCGTACAAAAactcgctcgcgagctTCGCCaacggcggcgctcgctcgcaGGCTCAGTTGAATATGCAGCTCTTGCACAAGCGCGACGAGATTCTATCGACGTACGTCTTCTATCTAACCCAGACTCGGCGAGGGCATGTCGGACTTGGAGCGCAACGCGACCAACTTTTACAAACAGTACGTCGCCCGACTCACCCAGAACGCGCAACTCTGCGCTGAAGGCCGCCGCCAAGGATAAGTTTGATAAGTACATGTAGTGCTCCACCTCCACAACCAGCATGGAGGcgtgtcgggcggcgctgcaggccgtcgccgcctcggTTGCGGACGTCGAAGGCTGCTATGCCGCATGGAACGCGCGCTCGTTTGGGTGGGAGTATGGGCCGGCGTTttccagcggcgcgccacggcctGATGCGTGGACCGCGGTGGCCGACGGCCGGACGCTCCACatcgcgcccgaggcgtacgcacgcgccgagctcccGATCCGAGCAGagggcgcgctcgaggaggcggcacggccg
The sequence above is a segment of the Malassezia japonica chromosome 6, complete sequence genome. Coding sequences within it:
- the SRO7 gene encoding Lethal(2) giant larvae sro7 (EggNog:ENOG503NU4G; COG:U), yielding MSWLKKVGKHKHGAEEVSHLPPLNARLGDWSGELRDEGKFSEGFLDQITLPGQVSAMAYEPGIGLLAVGTSAGTVHVYGAPPARVTITLRPALRVKHLVFKSDTYLLICIDEKDNISVYDMSRQDPHAAKLRGSATRRAPPTAGGGAAHAAQLADAPLRVGTHSARNAVLCLEVTAVHSHMFLGLADGTVDAYDLERFAPAPYRIPNLWWNEEEAERRNGMPGAPSRLHVPLIIDIQTHPKDVNLLLLCYEGGAVLYSVRDKNALLAFQLRLLPGAPGPYADAPMEQIWSERACPATAIAWSPDGEQFAMGHENGCISFWSIKDEDKPLHVRTLDEIDVERPTAPEELAQRRSAGPREPIFKLAWSAFPGPGWYEAAANAWSGEAPSQDAETSQHGTVLTVMGGTPVRQNAACLHTFHLPPPPPSAMWASTTPEAQYKARVAQQQSLVPTHVAMYRTTSTVEDFMLLPRLSPYYRGTYDPYAILVLVGPDDSLPSLATQATHRGLETYSFPPKTSGSDGYTPLHLPLPLSLVGRGTVLGAKIETVPLPTYRKLVQDANGTAAGSVAPDQPMGGFATPNIYGGTLMHAAGIARMGQPRLLLTWHLDGSVRVHDASPHLLLLGTEDARRGTVLEKPFPQPLPHLTVGVRDVVLHPSAIGAPALEPLQRFPMQLQIADVVAGWHSAELAVRLTTGHVLHLAYAPAALVDPGTAISDALNSLNMDTPSANSAPLPEFTPLEATAVASAPGFKPHAMLHLMPVPPSCMAMSDTGLCAVASGGMLVVADARNQDIVVRAGFGAQDFSSHQIGEREGKIVAGEARGEIASLTFAVCRIAEDPMLAPRLVVVRTSGLATVWTFEQGSLGDWFGFRSAAVQLDVQGRMIYTAVLDPTGAEAQCTAEDVQRAKIEQESIGAGFTANMHQFHVLLAVSEQGATVRDQVTGPRIGRADLPDRAVAAHIVTRSRGRVLLTVSPSSITTASLPRLDTTHRIQRHVPQSSEVVAAAPQVSVEAQGDFMELCDGQQLRHWTAFATQPHGEMPNMCLFTPRTLPFAPGVGAGGYIAGLASWLGTSAGSTLSPAAQLDAAIGGTRRAPLPKLPPRVNPTPEVPVEEVPVAAPGPAPAPGAAAAPGAPSAEARGSWLDSYKNSLASFANGGARSQAQLNMQLLHKRDEILSTLGEGMSDLERNATNFYKQTRNSALKAAAKDKFDKYM